Within Oceanicoccus sp. KOV_DT_Chl, the genomic segment GAATCAAAAAACCATAACCGTCACGGTGAGCACTTACCCGCCCCCGCACCAGCCCCATCTTGCTGACCAGACCGTAAGCGCCTTTACGATTGCGCATTAACTGCCCGTCGCGCTCCATCGCTTTCAACCGGCGACGCAAAGCTTCAACATCCTGGTAATCTTTCAAATCCAGTGCTTTAGTCAGTTGATTGCGATTAAGCGGACCGTCGGCCTGCTCTAAAAATTCAAGAATAAATTCTCTACTGGGAATGGGCTGGTCATATTTCTCAGCTTCACGCTGAGCATGGGGGTCTATATCAGTTGGGCGGTCGGCCATAGGGCAAGGAGATCCATCAGTTATTGGCGTTATGTGCGTCTATTATACGCAACTATTTAGGCAAGCAGTTCTTTTATTGACAAAACCCGGAGGGGCGCGTAAATTGCGCGCCTCAGCGCTTGGGCAGAAACTCAAGCCGCTGTACCCAAATGGTGAAATTGGTAGACGACGTGCAGGATGCACAAGTGTTGCGCGAGGCAGGAGCCGAAAGCAACCCCGCGTAGTGTGTCGGACCGCGGTAAATAAAAGATGCACAGTTTAAATTAGGCACTATGCCTGTTTAAAGCCCAGGTGGTGAAATTGGTAGACGACGTGCAGGATGCACAAGTGTTGCGCGAGGCAGGAGCCGGAAGCAACCCGCGTAGTGTGTCGGACCGCGGTAAATAAAAGACGCACAGTTTAATTTAGGCACTATGCCTATTTAAAGCTCAGGTGGTGAAATTGGTAGACGACGTGCAGGATGCACAAGTGTTGCGCGAGGCAGGAGCCGGAAGCAACCCCGCGTAGTGTGTCGGACCGCGGTAAATAAAAGACGCACAGTTTAATTTAGGCACTATGCCTATTTAAAGCCCAGGTGGTGAAATTGGTAGACGACGTGCAGGATGCACAAGTGTTGCGCGAGGCAGGAGCCGGAAGCAACCCCGCGTAGTGTGTCGGACCGCGGTAAATAAAAGACGCACAGTTTAATTTAGGCACTATGCCTATTTAAAGCCCAGGTGGTGAAATTGGTAGACGACGTGCAGGATGCACAAGTGTTGCGCGAGGCAGGAGCCGGAAGCAACCCCGCGTAGTGTGTCGGACCGCGGTAAATAAAAGACGCACAGTTTAATTTAGGCACTATGCCTATTTAAAGCCCAGGTGGTGAAATTGGTAGACACGCTAGCTTCAGGTGCTAGTGCTCGCAAGGGCGTGGAGGTTCAAGTCCTCTCCTGGGCACCATTCAAAACTCCGTAGCCAGTTCGGCTGCACTATCAAACTACGAAGCCCAGGGTCTAGTCCGGGACTTGAGCCGAAAGAGGTTCACAAAATGCACCAGCATTTTGGACGCCCGCTTTAATCAGGGCGCCCCAAAGGGGTAGAAGCAGCCCTAAGGCTGATTCAATCAACTCCTCTCCTGGGCACCAAATTGAAAAACGTCGAGAGACTACGAGAGACCACCTAAGAGATTGATTCTTTGGTGGTTTTTTTTCCTGCAACTTTTCTCCACGGCCCCCCATAGTTTCTATTAGTCTAGAAAATAGAGCGCGCATGGCGCGTGAGTGGAGCGCACCTGCCGCACTAGAAATGTCTGAAAACATAGAGATTTGAGACATTAAAAACGCCAGCGGCTTCGGTCGCTGACGTGCCAATTAGAGACGTTGGTACGAGGTCGGATAGAAATAATACTTGCCATGGCACAGTGCGGGGTCGGACCCACTTTTGTGCTGTTTACAAAAGTGGGGCCGACCCCTGACAGAAACCGTTGGCACGATTTCCCTAAATAAACCTTTTTCAGGTCACTCCGATTTATCAACTTGCCATTCTGGCAGATACTTCGAAACAACATCGTGCCAACGGTTTCTAACGGGGGTCAGAGCAAAATTTTACAAACAACGTAAAATTATTGGTCTGACCCCACATCGTGCCGCGATAAGATCGACCCTATCCAATTTCCTGCCAGCTGGAATGCGCACGTAATTATCCAACTACGAAGTGCAGAGTCTAGTCCGGGACTTGAGCCGAAAGAGGTTGAAGCAGCCCTAAGGCTGATTCAATCAACTCCTCTCATCGGCACCATAAATACTGCTAACTAAACACCCAGCCGTGCATCCCCGCACAAACACGCTCAAAGCAATAAAGTCGATCTAAGACAAATCCTTCCGATACGTCAACGGTGTCACCCCCGTCCATTTTTTGAATGCGCGAATAAAAGCACTGGCTTCAGAAAACCCGGTCTTGAATGCAATCTCTTCAATGGAGGTTTGCTGGCGGGACAAATGATAGATAGCCATATCCCTGCGCAATTGTAATTTCAACTCGCTGTAAGTTAAGCCTTCATCACTCAACAAACGTCTTAGCCGCTTCGGGTTGATTTTAAACTTGCTGGCAAGCTGAATAAACGTTGGTAAATGGTTCAGGTCTTTATTGATCTCATCAGTGATCAGCCTTGACCAACTCTTATTGCTATAGGTATTTACCAGCACGTTATAAAGCGAATTCCTGAGGAAATCCGCCAGGCTTTCGGGTGTTTGTTTGACCGGTCGCTCGAGCAATTTACGGTCAAAGATTAAGCTGCAACGATCGGCATTAAATTCGACAGGAGCGCCTTGATATAAAGCCTGGTATTCCCCTCGATAACTTGGCTCGAGGTAGGGTAACGTCACGGTTTTTAAGGGTAGGTTCGATTGAGTCAACCAACACAATTGGCGATGCATACTAAACGTAAATAATTCGTAGGCATACGGCTCTAGCGCAGGCTTTTCATGCGCAACAGGGGTGATTTCCAGAGCGGCATCAGCCCCCGAATACTCAATTTAGGCTGAAAACCGTGTTCGAGGATACTGTAAAACAGACAGCATCGTTTGAGGGCCTGTCCCAGCGTTTTAGATTGAATCAGCCAATGACAGAGAATGGACCATTGGCCTATTTTTATTGGCCTGGCGCAATACCCCAGCATCTCATCACCCATCTCGCGCATGGTCACAGTCTGCAATTTGGCAAACTGCTCCGCCCCCACCCTCGCATGTGGTTCATTTAATAATCTAGGTGATATCCTGCTTCGGCGCAGTAAGCGGGATAGGTCGTGGCCCTGCGTGTGAGCATGCTTTAACACCGCCTTCACGAAAACAATATGGATAGATATATCTTGCATGGTCTGGTACCGCAGCGACTCATAATGTCTATTTTTGTCCCCAGTGTCATTGTTTTACTGGCAGTATGCAAGGCACAATAATCAGCATAGGATGCTTGCTCAATATATCCGCCACTATAACTACCCAACACAGGACTCCAGCAGTGACTCATACCGCATATATCTATGATGCTATTCGCACACCGCGTGGCAAAGGCAAAAAAGACGGCTCTCTTCATGAAGTTAAATCCGTCGCCTTGGCTGCCGGCTTATTAACCGAGCTACAAACCCGTCATGACCTCGATACCAGCCGAGTGGATGATGTGGTGATGGGCTGTGTGTCGCCAGTAGGCGAACAAGGCGGCGATATTGCCAAGTCTATTGTTCACTATGCTGACTGGGACGAAAGCGTTGCCGGCGTTCAATTAGATCGCTTTTGTGCGTCCGGCCTGGAAGCGGTCAACATTGCCGCACAAAAAATTGCTTCGGGCTGGGAAGACCTGGTCGTTGCCGGTGGTGTTGAGTCCATGTCACGAGTGGCAATGGGCGTTGCCGGCGGAGCATGGCTTAATGACCCTGAGGTCAGCATCCATAATCATTCGGTACCACAGGGTGTAGGTGCAGATACCATCGCCACCCTCGCCGGCTGGACCCGTGAAGATGTCGATAATTTTGCCCTGCACTCACAACAGCGCGCGGCATTCGCACGCGACAACGGTTACTTTGATCGCTCGGTGGTGCCGGTGACTGATCTCAATGGCGTGACTATTCTCGATAAAGACGAGTTCATTAAACCCGGCACGACGATGGAAATCCTCGCCGGTTTGCGCCCCTCTTTTGCGCCAATGGGCGGTATCGGCTTTGATGCCATGATGCTGAATAAATACCCGCAACTCGCAGCGATTAATCATGTCCACACGCCAGGTAACTCATCCGGCATTGTTGACGGTGCAGCGGCCGTACTAATGGGCAGCGAACAAATTGGCCGCGACCTGGGCTTAACTCCAAGAGGCCGTGTTGTTTCTACCGCAGTACTGGCCACCGACCCCACTATTATGCTGATTGGTCCGGCCCCCGCCGCTAAGAAAGCCTTAGCCAAGGCCGGCCTAACCACAGCGGATATCGATTTATTTGAAATAAACGAAGCCTTTGCCTCTGTCGCTATGCGGTTCATGGATGAGCTGAATATCTCGCATGAAATCACCAACGTGAATGGTGGCGCTATAGCCATGGGACACCCACTAGGTGCAACCGGCAGCATGCTGATCAGCATCATGCTGGATGAACTGGAGCGCCGGAATTTGAAGCGTGGATTGATCGCACTCTGTGTGGGTGGCGGCCAAGGTATTGCCACCATTATTGAGCGAGTGTAACCCCCCCCTATTACGTGATGCGTTAAATGTAACGCCAGACAGAATTGAGTAAGGTAAAAATTATGAGTGAAAAAAATCACGGCTTTAATTACGAAAAAGACGCCGACGGTATTGTGACCATTACCATGGATATGGACGGGCCGGTTAATGCGATGAACGATCAATACCGCCAGGCAATGGCCGAGCTGCCAGCAAAACT encodes:
- a CDS encoding helix-turn-helix domain-containing protein, encoding MEYSGADAALEITPVAHEKPALEPYAYELFTFSMHRQLCWLTQSNLPLKTVTLPYLEPSYRGEYQALYQGAPVEFNADRCSLIFDRKLLERPVKQTPESLADFLRNSLYNVLVNTYSNKSWSRLITDEINKDLNHLPTFIQLASKFKINPKRLRRLLSDEGLTYSELKLQLRRDMAIYHLSRQQTSIEEIAFKTGFSEASAFIRAFKKWTGVTPLTYRKDLS
- a CDS encoding AraC family transcriptional regulator ligand-binding domain-containing protein; translated protein: MQDISIHIVFVKAVLKHAHTQGHDLSRLLRRSRISPRLLNEPHARVGAEQFAKLQTVTMREMGDEMLGYCARPIKIGQWSILCHWLIQSKTLGQALKRCCLFYSILEHGFQPKLSIRGLMPLWKSPLLRMKSLR
- a CDS encoding acetyl-CoA C-acetyltransferase, with translation MTHTAYIYDAIRTPRGKGKKDGSLHEVKSVALAAGLLTELQTRHDLDTSRVDDVVMGCVSPVGEQGGDIAKSIVHYADWDESVAGVQLDRFCASGLEAVNIAAQKIASGWEDLVVAGGVESMSRVAMGVAGGAWLNDPEVSIHNHSVPQGVGADTIATLAGWTREDVDNFALHSQQRAAFARDNGYFDRSVVPVTDLNGVTILDKDEFIKPGTTMEILAGLRPSFAPMGGIGFDAMMLNKYPQLAAINHVHTPGNSSGIVDGAAAVLMGSEQIGRDLGLTPRGRVVSTAVLATDPTIMLIGPAPAAKKALAKAGLTTADIDLFEINEAFASVAMRFMDELNISHEITNVNGGAIAMGHPLGATGSMLISIMLDELERRNLKRGLIALCVGGGQGIATIIERV